One window from the genome of Haloprofundus halobius encodes:
- a CDS encoding SLC13 family permease: MLVVFALILLAFVLFATERFPIDVTAILLMVLLMVLEPWTQITPREGISGFANPATITVLAMLILSTGINRTGIVQLFGRKMTAFAGDDQRKQLAATIGVTGPVSGVVNNTPVVAILVPVIADLAHEGKTSPSKLLMPLSFASMLGGTLTLIGTSTNILASDIAAQIGAESPELGLHAFGMFEFTKLGVVVFAVGAVYLMTIGVRLLPERVPVDDDLVEEYALQEYLADVVVPANSSLLGQTVEKALGDDELDIDVLQLIRNGERFSEPLARKEIHESDTLRLRTNRETLERIMDAEGLSLAGRPRTEGELHPDDEEPVLVEVVIPSGSFLVGETLSSSAFRQRYDANVLAFRTRGDVVRDRFEDIKVRVGDTLLVQAPPDSLARLVQNEDFIVAHEFEEVTYRSEKIPFAVLIIAGVVALPALNVFPIVVSALAGVVAMVFTGVLKPNELYSSVEWNVIFLLAGVIPLGIALQQTGAAGVLGSAVASTARFLPAIGVLWVFYLATGLLTSVISNNASVVLMIPVAVSAAKSIGANAFAFVLAVTFAASTAFMTPVGYQTNLFVYGPGGYTFSDFIRVGAPLQLLLSVVTVLGIAFFWGVGV, from the coding sequence ATGCTCGTTGTTTTCGCGCTCATCCTCCTCGCGTTCGTGCTGTTTGCCACCGAGCGATTCCCCATCGACGTCACCGCGATTCTGCTGATGGTCCTGTTGATGGTACTCGAACCGTGGACGCAGATAACCCCTCGAGAGGGAATCTCCGGCTTCGCCAACCCCGCCACCATCACCGTGTTAGCGATGCTCATCCTGAGCACCGGCATCAATCGAACCGGCATCGTCCAACTGTTCGGTCGGAAGATGACAGCGTTCGCGGGCGACGACCAACGCAAGCAACTCGCCGCGACCATCGGCGTCACCGGACCGGTGTCGGGAGTCGTTAACAACACGCCGGTGGTCGCCATCTTGGTCCCCGTCATCGCCGACCTCGCACACGAGGGGAAAACGTCGCCGTCGAAGCTTCTCATGCCACTGTCGTTCGCCTCGATGCTCGGCGGGACGCTGACGCTCATCGGCACGTCGACGAACATCCTCGCCAGCGACATCGCGGCCCAGATCGGCGCGGAGTCGCCCGAACTCGGGTTGCACGCGTTCGGGATGTTCGAGTTCACCAAACTCGGCGTCGTCGTCTTCGCGGTCGGAGCCGTCTACCTGATGACGATCGGCGTCCGGTTGCTCCCCGAGCGCGTGCCGGTCGACGATGACCTCGTCGAGGAGTACGCCCTCCAGGAGTATCTCGCGGACGTCGTCGTCCCGGCGAACTCCTCGCTGCTCGGCCAGACTGTCGAGAAGGCGCTCGGCGACGACGAACTCGACATCGACGTGCTCCAACTGATTCGGAACGGGGAACGGTTCTCCGAACCGCTCGCTCGGAAGGAGATTCACGAGAGCGACACGCTCCGTCTCAGGACGAACCGGGAGACCCTCGAACGCATCATGGACGCGGAAGGACTCTCACTCGCCGGGCGCCCTCGAACCGAAGGCGAGCTTCATCCGGACGACGAGGAGCCCGTCCTCGTCGAAGTGGTCATCCCGTCGGGGTCGTTTCTCGTCGGCGAGACGCTGTCGAGTTCGGCGTTCCGGCAGCGCTACGACGCGAACGTGCTCGCCTTCCGGACCCGCGGCGACGTGGTCCGCGACCGGTTCGAGGATATCAAGGTCCGCGTCGGGGACACGCTTCTCGTTCAGGCACCGCCCGACAGCCTCGCTCGGCTCGTCCAGAACGAGGATTTCATCGTCGCCCACGAGTTCGAGGAGGTGACCTACCGGAGCGAGAAGATACCGTTCGCCGTCCTCATCATCGCGGGCGTCGTCGCGCTGCCCGCACTGAACGTCTTCCCGATCGTCGTCTCCGCGTTAGCGGGGGTCGTGGCGATGGTGTTCACCGGCGTACTCAAACCGAACGAACTCTACTCGTCCGTCGAGTGGAACGTCATCTTCCTGCTCGCGGGCGTCATCCCGCTCGGAATCGCCCTCCAGCAGACCGGGGCCGCCGGTGTGCTCGGGAGCGCCGTCGCCTCGACGGCGAGGTTTCTGCCCGCAATCGGTGTCCTCTGGGTGTTCTACCTCGCGACCGGACTGCTGACGAGCGTCATCAGCAACAACGCGAGCGTCGTGCTGATGATTCCCGTGGCGGTCAGCGCCGCGAAGTCCATCGGTGCGAACGCGTTCGCGTTCGTGCTCGCCGTGACGTTCGCGGCCTCGACCGCGTTCATGACGCCCGTCGGCTACCAGACGAACCTGTTCGTCTACGGACCCGGCGGCTACACCTTCTCGGATTTCATCCGTGTCGGCGCGCCACTGCAGCTCCTGCTATCGGTCGTGACTGTCCTCGGAATCGCGTTCTTCTGGGGCGTCGGCGTGTGA
- a CDS encoding DUF7539 family protein produces the protein MAEFPDERQLVMEVRSQLEQWTNSARREAYAELFEGDDPLLTAEERQLLDTLDSAMERAGGDGLWGTDQYGVHTAGTGSSDASIGVVCVYHPQITDDSVLRGREGLDDETEERLNAALWTYSERVAELVERELDAYVERKGR, from the coding sequence ATGGCCGAGTTTCCGGACGAGCGTCAACTCGTAATGGAGGTGCGCTCCCAGTTGGAGCAGTGGACGAACAGCGCCCGTAGAGAGGCGTACGCCGAACTGTTCGAGGGCGACGACCCGCTTCTCACCGCCGAGGAGCGACAGTTGCTCGATACGCTCGATTCGGCGATGGAGCGGGCAGGCGGCGACGGTCTCTGGGGAACCGACCAGTACGGCGTCCACACGGCAGGTACCGGGAGTTCCGACGCCTCGATCGGCGTCGTCTGTGTCTACCACCCGCAGATAACCGACGACTCCGTCCTCCGGGGGCGAGAGGGTCTCGACGACGAGACGGAGGAGCGACTCAACGCGGCGCTCTGGACGTACAGCGAACGCGTCGCGGAACTCGTCGAGCGAGAACTCGACGCGTACGTCGAGCGAAAGGGGAGATAA
- a CDS encoding DUF5783 family protein: MTDFDPEKFEDKYVHYFPQLQRAYKSAFETMNEEYDSTLIHGIDQEILNESEPFFEDGRFRIQLPENPHDRLTSVVVDDEKLNATLERYVEELEAEHHRVFGVERR; the protein is encoded by the coding sequence ATGACCGACTTCGACCCCGAGAAGTTCGAGGACAAGTACGTGCACTACTTCCCGCAGCTCCAACGCGCGTACAAGAGCGCGTTCGAGACGATGAACGAGGAGTACGACTCGACGCTCATCCACGGCATCGACCAGGAGATTCTCAACGAGTCCGAGCCGTTTTTCGAGGACGGACGGTTCCGCATCCAGTTGCCGGAGAACCCCCACGACCGGTTGACGAGCGTCGTCGTCGACGATGAGAAACTGAACGCGACGTTGGAGCGGTACGTCGAGGAGTTGGAGGCGGAGCATCACCGGGTGTTCGGCGTCGAACGGCGCTGA
- a CDS encoding NifU family protein has translation MSTEPQDADDDLKERVTNFLRRNFPQIQMHGGSAAIQHLDRESGEVSIALGGACSGCGISPMTIQAIKSRMVKEIPEINKVNADTGMGGDGMGGDGGMSPSFPGETTSDDDGGSDEGPQAPF, from the coding sequence ATGAGCACGGAGCCACAGGACGCCGACGACGACCTCAAAGAGCGCGTTACCAACTTCCTGCGCCGCAACTTCCCGCAGATCCAGATGCACGGCGGCAGCGCCGCCATCCAGCACCTCGACCGCGAGAGCGGCGAGGTGAGCATCGCCCTCGGCGGTGCCTGCTCGGGGTGCGGTATCTCGCCGATGACCATCCAGGCCATCAAGAGCCGGATGGTCAAAGAGATCCCCGAGATCAACAAGGTCAACGCCGACACCGGTATGGGTGGCGACGGGATGGGCGGCGACGGCGGCATGAGCCCGTCGTTCCCCGGCGAGACGACCAGCGACGACGACGGCGGCAGCGACGAAGGCCCGCAGGCCCCCTTCTAA
- a CDS encoding sulfatase, with protein MSDESPANVLFVVMDTVRKDHLTPYGYERPTTPGLEAFAEESTVFDQAVAPAPWTLPVHASMFTGMYPSRHGADQETPYLDGVTTLAETVSAAGYDTACYSSNAWITPYTHLTDGFDDQNNFFEVMPGDLLSGPLAKAWKTLNDNERLRTVADKLVSLGNTAHEYLADGEGADSKTPAVIDQTMEFIEESDRSFAFINLMDAHLPYHPPKEYKEKFAPGVDSTEVCQNSKEYNSGARDITDSEWEDIRGLYDAEIAHIDDQLTRLFDWLKETDRWDDTMVVVCADHGELHGEHDIYGHEFCLYDPLINVPLMVKHPELGTGRREDQVELVDLYHTVLDALDVEGGTPASPGEDVVARDRTRSLLSASYREFADADSPDPGQRGSPDGEYAFVEYSRPIVELKQLEEKAKAAGITLPEDSRFYSRMRAARRPDAKYVRIDRIPNEAYRLDEDPGELTNLAGKGDEKIEATEQALARFEEAAGGAWTGADDVAVTDDALDDMDDTTQERLRDLGYME; from the coding sequence ATGAGCGACGAGTCTCCCGCGAACGTGTTGTTCGTGGTGATGGACACGGTTCGGAAGGACCACCTGACGCCGTATGGCTACGAGCGACCCACGACACCCGGCCTCGAAGCGTTCGCCGAGGAGTCGACGGTGTTCGACCAAGCCGTCGCCCCCGCGCCGTGGACGCTCCCCGTCCACGCGTCGATGTTCACCGGGATGTACCCGAGTCGGCACGGTGCCGATCAGGAGACGCCGTATCTCGACGGCGTGACGACGCTCGCCGAAACGGTGTCCGCAGCGGGCTACGACACGGCCTGCTACTCCTCGAACGCGTGGATCACGCCGTACACCCACCTCACCGATGGATTCGACGACCAGAACAACTTCTTCGAGGTGATGCCCGGTGACCTCCTCTCGGGTCCGCTGGCGAAGGCGTGGAAGACGCTCAACGACAACGAACGGCTCCGTACCGTCGCCGACAAGCTAGTGAGTTTGGGCAACACCGCCCACGAGTATCTCGCCGACGGCGAGGGCGCGGACTCGAAGACGCCCGCCGTCATCGACCAGACGATGGAGTTCATCGAGGAGAGCGACCGATCGTTCGCCTTCATCAACCTGATGGACGCCCACCTGCCGTACCACCCGCCGAAAGAGTACAAAGAGAAGTTCGCCCCCGGCGTCGACTCGACAGAGGTCTGCCAGAACTCCAAGGAGTACAACTCCGGCGCGCGCGACATCACCGACAGCGAGTGGGAGGACATCCGCGGGCTGTACGACGCCGAAATCGCCCACATCGACGACCAACTGACCCGCCTGTTCGACTGGCTGAAGGAGACCGACCGCTGGGACGACACGATGGTCGTCGTCTGCGCGGACCACGGCGAACTCCACGGCGAGCACGACATCTACGGCCACGAGTTCTGCCTCTACGACCCGCTCATCAACGTCCCGCTGATGGTCAAGCATCCGGAACTCGGCACCGGACGCCGCGAGGACCAGGTCGAGTTGGTCGACCTCTACCATACCGTCTTGGACGCGCTCGACGTCGAAGGTGGCACGCCCGCGTCGCCCGGTGAAGACGTGGTCGCCCGCGACCGAACTCGGTCGCTGCTCTCCGCGTCCTACCGCGAGTTCGCGGACGCCGACTCGCCGGACCCCGGACAGAGGGGGTCGCCCGACGGCGAGTACGCGTTCGTCGAGTATTCGAGACCGATCGTCGAACTCAAACAGTTAGAGGAGAAGGCGAAAGCCGCCGGAATCACGCTCCCGGAGGACTCGCGCTTCTACTCACGGATGCGCGCCGCCCGCAGACCGGACGCGAAGTACGTCCGCATCGACCGCATCCCCAACGAGGCGTATCGTCTGGACGAGGACCCCGGGGAGCTGACGAACCTCGCCGGAAAGGGCGACGAGAAGATAGAAGCCACCGAGCAGGCGCTCGCCCGCTTCGAGGAGGCCGCCGGGGGCGCGTGGACCGGCGCTGACGACGTGGCGGTCACCGACGACGCGCTCGACGACATGGACGACACGACCCAAGAACGGCTTCGGGACCTCGGCTACATGGAGTGA
- a CDS encoding ketopantoate reductase family protein, protein MHVVVFGAGSLGSLVGGLLARVHDVTLVARDPHASRVRESGLQITGAIEAHITPEATTDGTNLSADLALVTVKAFDTDDAARALATGDFHAVLSLQNGLTEEILADGLDASVLAGTATYGARLLEPGHVECTGVGQVTLGSLDGGPDPVAERVGRAFRAASLDTLVATDMPRRRWTKLAVNAGINAVTALARVENGALVDGDAAELAHDAARETARVARAEGVSLPNRRARTALSRVVDATAENRSSMLQDVDAGRRTEVDAISGEVVARAERHRLDVPTNRTLAALLRAWEAGRGLR, encoded by the coding sequence ATGCACGTTGTCGTCTTCGGCGCGGGGAGTCTCGGTAGTCTCGTCGGTGGGTTGCTCGCCCGTGTCCACGACGTGACACTCGTCGCCCGCGACCCGCACGCGAGTCGCGTTCGCGAGTCGGGACTCCAAATCACCGGCGCCATCGAGGCCCACATCACACCCGAGGCGACGACAGACGGCACGAACCTCTCGGCGGACCTCGCGCTCGTGACGGTGAAGGCGTTCGACACCGACGATGCGGCGAGAGCGCTCGCCACCGGTGATTTTCACGCTGTGCTCTCGCTACAGAACGGCCTCACCGAGGAGATACTCGCCGACGGACTTGACGCGTCCGTGTTGGCGGGCACCGCCACGTACGGCGCACGACTGCTCGAACCCGGTCATGTCGAGTGCACGGGCGTCGGACAGGTCACCCTCGGCTCGCTCGACGGCGGCCCCGACCCGGTCGCCGAGCGAGTCGGACGAGCGTTCCGCGCTGCCAGTCTCGATACGCTCGTCGCCACGGATATGCCGCGGCGTCGGTGGACGAAACTCGCCGTCAACGCCGGTATCAACGCGGTGACGGCGCTCGCACGGGTCGAAAACGGAGCGCTCGTCGACGGCGATGCCGCGGAGCTGGCGCACGACGCAGCACGCGAGACGGCCCGCGTCGCCCGCGCGGAAGGTGTCTCGCTCCCGAATCGACGCGCCCGAACCGCGCTCTCGCGGGTCGTCGACGCGACGGCAGAGAACCGGTCGTCGATGCTCCAGGACGTCGACGCCGGGCGACGGACCGAGGTCGACGCCATCTCGGGAGAAGTCGTCGCTCGCGCCGAACGGCACCGACTCGACGTGCCGACGAACCGGACGCTCGCGGCGCTGTTGCGGGCGTGGGAAGCGGGACGAGGGTTGCGCTAA
- a CDS encoding DUF7130 family rubredoxin-like protein, which translates to MVGDGGETPDDVSESDLERLDLGEPVYDEDGNELGTIRGFDEGGFYVTMREGVEALSVEHARVGQEFGEGYLMWRCTECGEMGAIDDGLPDQCPNCGSPKEDLYYWTED; encoded by the coding sequence ATGGTTGGAGATGGTGGCGAGACCCCCGACGACGTATCCGAATCGGACCTCGAACGACTCGACCTGGGCGAACCCGTCTACGACGAGGACGGTAACGAACTCGGGACGATTCGCGGCTTCGACGAGGGCGGCTTCTACGTGACGATGCGCGAGGGAGTGGAGGCGTTGAGCGTCGAACACGCCCGCGTCGGCCAGGAGTTCGGCGAGGGCTACCTCATGTGGCGCTGCACCGAGTGCGGCGAGATGGGCGCAATCGACGACGGTCTCCCGGACCAGTGTCCGAACTGCGGGTCGCCGAAAGAGGACCTCTACTACTGGACGGAGGACTGA
- a CDS encoding NAD-dependent epimerase/dehydratase family protein: MDVLITGGHGVVGTAITDHLGDDGSYEFTLLDVEAGDDEGPHESVVADVRDYDAIRPHFEGQDAVVHLALVPGTGGHDSRELGWSDPVADNLEALHNVYGAAVDADLDSIVFASSNHAVGMVEVRNAPEVYHDRGVRADHTEPHRPDSRYGLTKSYGEDLGRLAAEAHGIRFYALRIGSVRAPEYDHPYGDAERGVDDGRWERGSDAYEEQVARLKGLWQSRRDLAQLVDCCLRDDTVEWDHFYGVSGNDRRWLDDLDHARETVGYEPRDDGEEWDAPPE; the protein is encoded by the coding sequence ATGGACGTGCTCATCACCGGCGGCCACGGCGTCGTCGGGACGGCGATCACCGACCACCTCGGCGACGACGGATCGTACGAGTTCACGCTGCTCGACGTCGAAGCCGGAGACGACGAGGGCCCCCACGAGAGCGTCGTCGCCGACGTGCGCGACTACGACGCTATTCGTCCGCACTTCGAGGGACAGGACGCCGTCGTTCACCTGGCCCTCGTTCCGGGGACGGGCGGACATGACTCGCGCGAACTCGGCTGGTCCGATCCGGTCGCTGACAACCTCGAAGCGCTCCACAACGTCTACGGGGCGGCCGTCGACGCCGACCTCGACAGCATCGTCTTCGCCTCCTCGAACCACGCCGTCGGCATGGTCGAAGTGCGGAACGCACCCGAGGTGTACCACGACCGCGGAGTGAGAGCCGACCACACCGAACCACACCGTCCAGACTCGCGCTACGGGTTGACGAAGAGCTACGGCGAGGACCTCGGTCGCCTCGCCGCAGAGGCTCACGGCATCCGATTCTACGCGCTCCGAATCGGCTCCGTCCGCGCGCCCGAGTACGACCACCCCTACGGCGACGCCGAGCGCGGCGTCGACGACGGCCGGTGGGAACGCGGCAGCGACGCCTACGAGGAGCAGGTCGCCCGACTCAAGGGGCTGTGGCAGTCCCGGCGCGACCTCGCGCAGTTGGTCGACTGCTGTCTCCGCGACGACACCGTCGAGTGGGACCACTTCTACGGTGTGAGCGGCAATGACCGACGCTGGCTCGACGACCTGGACCACGCCCGTGAGACGGTCGGCTACGAGCCACGAGACGACGGCGAGGAGTGGGACGCGCCGCCGGAGTGA
- a CDS encoding amidase, whose translation MVDDEVLFSTVEELGEGLRNGEFTSRELTEAYIERLRTVGDDLNAVVTVTEERALEAADRADEELADGGGEDRPLLGIPYGAKDLLAAEGYPTTWGAAPLRDQRFDYDATVVERLETAGAVLVAKLAMIELAGGFVYDSADASFTGPTANPWNTDAWAGGSSSGPGATVAAGLVGFAVGSETFGSITTPAAFSGISGFRPTYGRVSRYGAMALSYTMDKLGPLCRSARGCDLVYRAIAGCDERDPSTTERSPTKPPARLRGKIRIAVLSSAGENEQPAVRENYRQSVETFAEFADVEEISLPDIPYASVAGTVIDAESASAFAEFVARGDALELTNEASRIGGYAQQAVLAEDYITANRVRTIAQRELDETLEPYDAVVVPTRATVASPLGSPFVDYFAEFSSTSMGAASNVAGLPGVAVPNGFGERNLPTSIEIVGRAYDDQVVLALAEEYQSRTDHVDYTDLVGEFDTGSMARLGPKPGVTGD comes from the coding sequence ATGGTCGACGACGAGGTCCTCTTCTCGACCGTCGAGGAACTCGGCGAGGGACTCCGAAACGGCGAGTTCACGTCGCGCGAGTTGACAGAGGCGTACATCGAACGACTGCGGACCGTCGGCGACGACCTGAACGCCGTCGTCACCGTCACCGAGGAGCGCGCGCTCGAAGCGGCCGACCGAGCCGACGAGGAACTGGCCGATGGCGGGGGCGAGGACCGTCCGCTGCTCGGCATTCCGTACGGCGCAAAAGACCTGCTGGCGGCGGAGGGGTATCCGACAACGTGGGGCGCCGCACCGCTCCGCGACCAACGGTTCGACTACGACGCGACTGTCGTCGAGCGCCTCGAAACGGCCGGTGCGGTTCTCGTCGCCAAACTGGCGATGATCGAACTCGCCGGTGGGTTCGTCTACGATTCGGCGGACGCCTCCTTCACCGGGCCGACGGCCAATCCGTGGAACACCGACGCGTGGGCCGGCGGCTCCTCCAGCGGTCCCGGGGCGACCGTTGCAGCCGGTCTCGTCGGCTTCGCCGTCGGCAGCGAGACGTTCGGCTCCATCACCACCCCGGCGGCGTTCAGCGGTATCTCTGGCTTTCGTCCGACCTACGGTCGGGTGAGTCGATACGGCGCGATGGCGCTGTCGTACACGATGGACAAACTCGGCCCGCTCTGTCGCTCCGCACGGGGCTGTGACCTCGTCTACCGCGCCATCGCCGGGTGCGACGAACGCGACCCGAGTACGACCGAACGCTCGCCCACGAAACCGCCCGCCCGGCTACGGGGCAAAATCAGAATCGCCGTGCTGTCGAGCGCGGGCGAGAACGAACAGCCAGCCGTCCGCGAGAACTACCGGCAGTCGGTCGAGACGTTCGCCGAGTTCGCCGACGTCGAGGAGATTTCGCTGCCGGACATCCCGTACGCATCCGTCGCGGGCACCGTCATCGACGCCGAGTCGGCGTCGGCGTTCGCGGAGTTCGTCGCCCGCGGCGACGCGCTCGAACTCACGAACGAAGCCTCCCGAATCGGCGGCTACGCCCAGCAGGCCGTCCTCGCGGAGGACTACATCACTGCGAACCGCGTTCGGACCATCGCCCAGCGCGAGTTGGACGAGACGCTCGAACCCTACGACGCCGTCGTCGTCCCGACGCGGGCGACGGTCGCCAGTCCGCTCGGGTCGCCGTTCGTCGATTACTTCGCGGAGTTCAGCAGCACCTCGATGGGCGCGGCGTCGAACGTCGCGGGCCTGCCCGGCGTCGCCGTCCCGAACGGGTTCGGCGAACGAAACCTCCCGACGAGTATCGAGATCGTCGGGCGCGCGTACGACGATCAGGTGGTCCTGGCGCTCGCCGAGGAGTACCAGTCGCGGACCGACCACGTCGACTACACCGACCTGGTCGGCGAGTTCGATACCGGGTCGATGGCTCGCCTCGGTCCCAAACCCGGCGTCACCGGCGACTGA